The following proteins come from a genomic window of Flavobacteriaceae bacterium MAR_2010_188:
- a CDS encoding Dipeptidyl aminopeptidase/acylaminoacyl peptidase gives MKKLIAITFFVCQYVIVYTQNSESLTVEKIMSDSVYLGEVPDNLEWNEDSKTLYFNWRPMDKKQSSAYKLSIDNLNPLPIAPSNQDFKKRSHSYSKDFKKILFERDGDIFIKNLPYGEEKILVGTTEKESNPVFNRDESSVYFERGQNLYSISILRLGLKQLTNFTYDESNKDDKLSEQDRWLEQDQLDIFDVLKNQNTPAKTKEFPRKVTLQNSSTITYLSPEPLGRFIVFTIASQPEKSRNIIVPNYVTGSGYTEDISGRTKVGSFVPTFSTKIYDIKRDTIYDILTNSIPEIKNVPKYLDEYPEQLEKLRNENNDREVYVGEPIWSTDGQPLAVVNIASSDNKDRWIMKLDLLSGKLSSLDHQHDEAWIGGPGVGGRYRAPELGFLDDKTIYFQSEETGYSHLYSLNINNGQKKQLTSGNYEIQTLQLSKDKKYFYFTANKEHPGITHFYKMPIEGGKMIRLTSMEGGNEVTMSPDEKWLAIRHSTTTEPWELFLQENKPGATANQITKTPSSDFEAYQWKIPETRTFKNRYGKDIYAQVYSPVQPLPNKPAIIFVHSNGYLQNVHYWWSYHFREYMFNNLLVDKGFTVINIDYTASSGYGRDIRTGIYRYMGGKDLSDITDGAKLLVEEYGINPDNIGLYGGSYGGFLTLMALFTEPDVFKSGAALRSVTDWAHYNQGYTSNILNEPLTDIKAYKRSSPIYFADGLKGNLLMTHGIVDVNVNFQDIVRLTQRLIELGKDNWELAVYPLEDHNFIYPPSWTDQYKRILKLFEETLTD, from the coding sequence ATGAAGAAGTTAATAGCAATTACATTTTTCGTATGCCAATACGTGATTGTATATACACAGAATAGTGAGAGTTTAACTGTAGAAAAGATAATGTCCGATTCAGTTTATCTAGGTGAAGTTCCGGATAATCTTGAATGGAATGAAGACAGTAAGACCCTATATTTTAACTGGAGGCCAATGGATAAAAAGCAAAGTTCAGCCTATAAGCTGTCCATCGACAATTTAAATCCATTGCCAATAGCACCTAGTAATCAGGACTTTAAAAAGAGAAGTCATTCCTACTCCAAAGACTTCAAAAAAATTCTGTTTGAGAGAGACGGTGATATATTTATTAAAAACCTCCCTTACGGTGAAGAAAAAATCTTGGTTGGCACGACCGAAAAAGAAAGTAATCCTGTATTTAACCGAGATGAGTCTTCTGTTTATTTTGAAAGAGGTCAAAATTTATATAGTATTTCAATTTTGCGACTTGGTTTGAAACAATTAACAAATTTCACTTATGACGAATCTAACAAGGATGATAAATTAAGCGAACAGGACCGGTGGTTGGAGCAAGACCAATTGGATATTTTTGATGTTTTGAAAAATCAAAACACTCCAGCTAAAACTAAAGAATTCCCCCGTAAAGTCACCCTTCAAAATTCCAGTACAATAACCTATCTCAGCCCAGAACCTTTAGGCCGGTTTATTGTTTTTACCATCGCTAGTCAACCAGAAAAGAGTAGGAATATTATCGTTCCAAATTATGTAACCGGTTCAGGTTATACAGAAGATATAAGCGGCAGAACAAAAGTTGGATCTTTTGTCCCAACCTTTTCTACAAAAATCTACGATATCAAAAGAGACACTATATATGATATTTTAACAAATTCTATCCCAGAAATAAAAAATGTTCCCAAGTATTTGGATGAATATCCAGAACAATTGGAAAAATTAAGAAATGAAAACAACGATAGAGAGGTTTATGTTGGTGAACCTATATGGAGCACCGATGGCCAACCTCTTGCTGTGGTAAATATTGCGTCTTCAGATAACAAAGACCGATGGATAATGAAACTTGACCTGCTAAGTGGCAAGCTTTCATCACTGGACCATCAACATGACGAAGCCTGGATTGGGGGACCTGGTGTTGGAGGTAGGTACCGTGCACCCGAGCTAGGGTTTTTAGATGATAAGACCATATATTTTCAGAGTGAAGAGACTGGATATTCACATTTGTATTCTCTTAATATAAATAATGGTCAAAAGAAACAATTGACTTCTGGAAATTATGAAATTCAGACATTACAACTATCGAAAGATAAAAAATACTTCTACTTCACGGCAAACAAAGAACATCCTGGAATCACCCACTTTTATAAAATGCCAATCGAGGGTGGAAAAATGATTCGATTGACCTCAATGGAAGGTGGAAACGAGGTTACGATGTCACCAGATGAAAAATGGTTGGCTATCAGACATTCAACAACTACAGAACCGTGGGAATTATTTTTACAGGAAAATAAGCCTGGTGCAACTGCAAATCAGATCACAAAAACCCCTTCTTCAGATTTTGAAGCCTATCAATGGAAAATTCCAGAAACTAGAACCTTTAAGAATAGATATGGAAAGGATATTTACGCACAGGTATATTCTCCAGTACAGCCTTTGCCAAATAAGCCTGCAATAATTTTTGTGCATTCCAACGGATACCTCCAAAACGTCCATTATTGGTGGAGTTACCATTTTCGGGAATATATGTTCAATAATCTCTTGGTAGATAAAGGCTTCACCGTTATAAATATTGATTATACTGCAAGTTCAGGTTACGGTCGAGATATCAGAACAGGCATTTACCGCTACATGGGTGGTAAAGATCTTTCGGATATTACTGATGGAGCAAAATTATTGGTTGAAGAATACGGAATTAACCCCGATAACATAGGGCTCTATGGAGGATCTTATGGTGGTTTTCTAACCTTGATGGCTTTATTTACTGAACCCGACGTCTTCAAATCTGGAGCGGCTCTACGTTCTGTTACAGATTGGGCACATTACAACCAGGGCTATACTTCTAATATTTTAAACGAACCTCTTACAGATATTAAAGCATACAAACGAAGTTCACCGATATATTTCGCCGACGGATTGAAGGGTAATTTATTGATGACCCACGGTATAGTTGACGTTAATGTTAACTTTCAAGATATCGTAAGGCTAACACAAAGGCTTATAGAATTAGGCAAGGACAACTGGGAACTTGCAGTATATCCACTGGAGGATCATAATTTTATATACCCCCCTAGCTGGACAGACCAATACAAACGAATTTTAAAATTATTTGAGGAAACGTTGACGGACTGA
- a CDS encoding Carboxypeptidase C (cathepsin A) produces MSNIIQLSAICLLFSFSLNAQQLNTSMDSTVTTYGEVTIKGQAIKYKAIAGKQPVWDKKGNIIAGLYYTYYERADVKDRSRRPIFISFNGGPGAASVWMHLGYTGPYRVKVDTEGYPVQPYGVEQNHSSILDVADIVYVEPVNTGFSRPISSMSDEEVAEKFFGVNQDIEYLATWINTFITRQNRWESPKYLIGESYGTPRVSGLSLELQNSHWMYLNGVILVSPTGLGIERGTAVEAANVLPYYSAAAWYHKKLPADLQSRDLTDVLPEVEEYTINHLTPLLAKGGSISDSERMEAANRIARYSGLSEKVVMEHNLRIPERFFWKELLRKEGYTIGRLDSRYLGLDKDDSGEQPDYAAEIRSWQHSFTPAINFYFKNYLKYNTDLDYYIGGHTRPWDRTGNTTGDDLRQAMSQNPYLHIMVQSGYYDGATDYFNSKYNLWQMDLSGKLKDRMSWKGYRSGHMMYLRSEDLESANEDIREFIKISTPKEAQAAQYLRKN; encoded by the coding sequence ATGAGTAATATAATACAATTGTCTGCTATATGCCTGCTTTTCAGTTTTTCGCTGAACGCCCAACAACTGAATACAAGTATGGATTCCACGGTAACTACCTATGGTGAAGTTACTATAAAAGGACAAGCTATTAAATATAAGGCTATTGCTGGCAAGCAGCCAGTATGGGATAAGAAAGGTAATATAATAGCTGGGCTATATTATACGTATTACGAACGAGCAGACGTGAAGGATAGATCTAGACGGCCCATATTTATATCATTCAATGGTGGTCCTGGCGCTGCTTCTGTTTGGATGCATTTGGGATATACCGGCCCTTATCGAGTTAAGGTCGACACAGAAGGATATCCAGTACAACCGTACGGTGTGGAGCAAAATCACAGTTCTATCCTCGATGTTGCTGATATTGTATATGTTGAGCCTGTAAATACAGGATTTTCCAGACCAATTAGTTCTATGTCCGATGAAGAAGTGGCGGAGAAATTTTTTGGGGTGAATCAGGATATTGAATATTTAGCAACTTGGATCAATACGTTTATTACCCGTCAAAATCGCTGGGAATCCCCAAAGTACCTCATCGGAGAAAGTTATGGCACCCCTCGGGTATCAGGACTCTCATTAGAACTACAAAATTCACATTGGATGTACCTGAACGGGGTCATCCTTGTGTCGCCTACTGGTCTAGGGATAGAGCGAGGCACAGCGGTAGAAGCTGCTAATGTTCTGCCATATTATTCCGCTGCCGCGTGGTATCATAAAAAACTTCCAGCTGATCTACAATCTAGGGATTTGACCGATGTTTTACCTGAGGTCGAAGAATATACCATAAATCACCTAACTCCGCTCTTGGCGAAGGGAGGTTCCATTTCAGATTCGGAAAGAATGGAAGCAGCTAACCGTATCGCTCGATACTCTGGACTTTCTGAGAAGGTCGTTATGGAACATAATCTAAGAATTCCAGAACGTTTTTTTTGGAAAGAATTGCTCCGTAAAGAAGGCTATACTATTGGAAGATTGGATTCTAGATATTTAGGACTGGATAAAGATGATTCTGGTGAACAACCCGATTATGCAGCAGAAATTAGATCATGGCAACACTCTTTCACTCCTGCCATTAATTTTTATTTTAAAAATTACTTAAAATACAATACGGATTTGGACTATTATATTGGCGGACATACACGTCCATGGGATAGAACTGGCAATACAACTGGTGATGATTTGCGTCAAGCCATGTCGCAAAATCCCTATCTACATATAATGGTACAGTCAGGTTACTATGATGGTGCCACGGACTATTTTAACTCAAAATACAACCTCTGGCAAATGGACTTAAGCGGCAAACTAAAAGATCGAATGAGCTGGAAAGGGTATCGAAGTGGACACATGATGTATCTCCGGAGTGAGGATCTAGAGAGTGCTAATGAAGATATTAGGGAATTTATAAAAATCTCTACTCCAAAGGAGGCACAAGCCGCTCAGTACTTAAGAAAAAACTAA
- a CDS encoding Carboxypeptidase C (cathepsin A) yields MNKMKNTFFAIAFILFVCAFHLNAQQLNTAMDSTVTTTGQVTIKGVPVKYKAITGKQPVWDEKGKIIAGLFFTYYERTGVSNRAKRPLVISFNGGPGSASVWMHIAYTGPKILSIDDEGYPLQPYGIKDNPYSILDVADIVYVNPVNTAYSRVIDSMDGKEVAKRFFGVKQDIEYLATWINTFVTRQNRWESPKYLIGESYGTPRVSGLSLELQNAHWMYLNGVVLVSPTGLGIERGAAVGAANYLPYYTAAAWFHKKLPSNLQSKDLVDILPEVEKYTVEELIPIMTKGGSISESEKNDAASRIAKYTGLTEKVILEHNLRIPKNFFWKELLRDEGYTIGRLDSRYLGLDKNDSGERPDYSPELTTWLHAFTPAINYYIKNQLNYNTDLHYNMFGPVRPWDNSNNTTGEDLRQAMSQNPYLRVLVQSGYYDGGTDYFNAKYNLWQMDLSGKLQNRMKWIGYRSGHMMYLRNEDLENANEHIREFIKLSIPQEGQPAKYTRKN; encoded by the coding sequence ATGAATAAAATGAAAAATACATTTTTTGCGATTGCTTTTATCTTATTTGTTTGTGCTTTTCATCTGAATGCGCAACAATTAAATACAGCCATGGACTCCACGGTTACTACCACAGGCCAGGTGACCATAAAAGGAGTCCCTGTAAAGTATAAGGCAATTACTGGCAAACAACCTGTATGGGATGAGAAGGGTAAAATAATCGCGGGCCTTTTTTTTACCTATTATGAAAGAACAGGGGTGAGCAACCGTGCTAAAAGACCATTGGTGATTTCTTTTAATGGAGGCCCAGGTTCTGCTTCTGTCTGGATGCACATAGCATATACGGGTCCAAAAATCCTTTCAATCGATGATGAAGGCTATCCTCTACAACCATATGGTATCAAGGATAACCCCTATTCCATCCTGGATGTTGCAGATATCGTTTATGTTAATCCTGTAAATACCGCATATTCTAGGGTTATTGACAGTATGGACGGTAAGGAAGTGGCGAAACGTTTTTTTGGTGTGAAACAAGATATTGAATATCTAGCAACATGGATCAATACCTTCGTAACCCGTCAAAATCGATGGGAATCCCCAAAATATTTAATCGGTGAGAGCTATGGTACTCCCAGAGTATCAGGACTATCATTGGAGCTTCAAAATGCTCATTGGATGTACTTAAATGGTGTTGTTTTAGTATCCCCAACAGGGTTAGGAATTGAACGCGGTGCTGCCGTCGGCGCCGCAAACTATCTACCTTATTATACAGCTGCGGCTTGGTTTCACAAAAAATTGCCTTCAAATCTGCAATCCAAGGATTTGGTAGATATATTGCCTGAAGTTGAAAAATACACGGTAGAAGAACTTATTCCGATTATGACAAAGGGTGGCTCTATTTCAGAATCCGAAAAAAATGATGCAGCTAGTCGTATTGCCAAATATACAGGCCTTACAGAAAAAGTGATATTAGAACACAATCTAAGGATACCTAAAAACTTTTTTTGGAAGGAGTTGCTTCGCGATGAGGGCTATACAATTGGTAGGCTAGATTCTAGATATTTGGGCCTAGATAAAAATGATTCTGGAGAACGACCTGACTATTCGCCTGAACTTACAACTTGGCTACATGCATTTACCCCAGCCATTAATTACTATATTAAAAACCAGTTAAATTACAACACAGATTTGCATTATAACATGTTTGGTCCAGTAAGACCATGGGATAATAGTAATAATACCACTGGTGAAGACCTACGTCAGGCAATGTCCCAAAACCCCTATTTGCGTGTATTGGTACAGTCAGGATATTATGATGGCGGAACAGATTATTTCAATGCCAAGTACAATCTTTGGCAGATGGACTTGAGTGGTAAATTACAAAATCGAATGAAGTGGATTGGGTATCGCAGTGGACATATGATGTATTTACGAAATGAAGACTTGGAAAATGCAAATGAGCATATTCGGGAGTTTATTAAGCTATCCATACCTCAGGAAGGACAACCTGCAAAATATACTAGAAAAAATTAG
- a CDS encoding L-proline dehydrogenase: protein MINSMLNALNFENTKIAFSAKSNKELRKAELLFTLLSKAWITNLAKTITNLLLSAGFPIVPLLKYTVFEQFCGGETIKDCESTIEEMYKKGQVHSILDYSVEGKQSEEFYDQALKTMLNICEYASSVREVPFLVFKPTGMGRMEIYEKISNNFLLEGPDKLEWERIKNRINSICLSIAKTDSLKIMIDAEESWMQKAIDELIQEMMLKYNKNRAVVFNTVQMYRHDRLSYLKDIYSFGKTNRIRVGIKIVRGAYMEKERERAAQIGYVSPICRDKNSTDINFNEGLSFCLNRLEVFDIFAGSHNEESCKLFSEDLEVKGINKGDNRIWFGQLYGMSDHISFNLARSGYNSAKYVPFGPIKEVIPYLFRRAEENTSVESQTSRELFYIRKEIQRRKNGRT from the coding sequence ATGATTAATAGTATGCTAAATGCACTCAATTTTGAAAACACAAAAATTGCGTTTTCTGCTAAATCAAATAAGGAATTAAGAAAGGCAGAACTATTATTCACCTTGCTAAGTAAAGCATGGATCACAAATTTAGCCAAAACAATTACAAACCTTTTATTAAGCGCTGGTTTTCCTATTGTTCCATTACTTAAATATACGGTATTTGAGCAGTTCTGCGGAGGTGAAACGATTAAAGATTGTGAATCAACCATTGAAGAGATGTACAAAAAAGGCCAAGTTCATTCTATCTTGGATTATTCCGTTGAAGGGAAGCAAAGCGAAGAATTCTATGACCAGGCTCTAAAAACTATGCTCAACATATGTGAATATGCTTCTTCCGTTAGGGAAGTTCCATTTTTGGTGTTTAAGCCAACGGGAATGGGAAGGATGGAAATTTACGAAAAGATTTCAAATAATTTTTTACTAGAAGGACCTGATAAATTGGAGTGGGAAAGAATAAAAAATAGAATCAATAGTATTTGCTTATCCATAGCTAAAACTGATTCGCTAAAAATTATGATAGATGCAGAAGAATCATGGATGCAGAAAGCTATAGATGAGCTTATCCAAGAAATGATGCTGAAGTACAATAAAAATAGAGCTGTTGTATTTAATACGGTTCAAATGTACAGACATGATAGATTGTCGTATTTAAAGGATATTTATTCATTTGGGAAAACGAACAGAATCAGAGTAGGAATTAAAATTGTTCGCGGTGCTTATATGGAAAAGGAACGGGAACGTGCAGCTCAAATTGGATACGTGAGTCCCATATGCAGGGACAAAAATTCAACGGATATTAATTTTAATGAAGGCTTATCCTTTTGCCTAAACCGACTGGAGGTTTTTGATATTTTTGCGGGTTCTCACAATGAAGAAAGTTGCAAATTGTTTTCTGAAGATTTAGAGGTAAAAGGTATTAATAAGGGGGATAATAGAATATGGTTCGGTCAATTATATGGAATGAGCGATCACATAAGTTTTAACCTAGCTCGAAGTGGATATAATTCTGCCAAATATGTTCCTTTTGGCCCTATCAAAGAGGTGATTCCCTATTTATTCAGAAGAGCGGAAGAAAACACATCCGTGGAATCCCAAACTTCAAGGGAATTATTTTACATCAGGAAAGAAATTCAAAGAAGAAAAAATGGTCGAACATAG
- a CDS encoding TonB-linked outer membrane protein, SusC/RagA family produces MNQKIIFSRMGFSPGKGKNTHVFFCLILMLFTVGGQQFANAETLAERYLQQTVSGTVTDQDGLPLPGVNVVVRGTTTGTQTDFDGNYSLNVASGETLVFSYVGYKTIEMVVTDQTVINLSLPEDAGLLDEIVVTGYTQQTRGDITGSVSSVDVSEATKVPIVNAAEALQGRVTGVTVQNDGSPGASPIVRIRGYGTSNNNNPLYIIDGVQTDDPSILNSINSSDIDQMNVLKDGAAAIYGARASNGVVIITTKNGGYNMASPSISVDAYVGFSEASNLPNLLNPQQHGEMIFQSLRNDGADVTHPQYGEGANPVVPDMIQGIPVDVTVPQGGTNWLDELFREALTYNTSVSMENGNEGGKYLLSINYLRRDGIQVETGYERAVTRLNSEFKVGNRLRVGEHLNVSFSNTQSQNEVNNALRMSPLLPVRDDNGNFTGTYTASAGLSNPTNPIANLIRASDNYNKSLRIFGDIYASLEIIDNLTVKTSIGADVSNYNGRFFLPVNPEHSEPRSTNALTEQEANNYQWVWTNTINYNKNFGNHSLNALAGIEALSQSGKGKGISRNGYLFETPDFYLLSNGSGAPIINYAYDGKSTLYSLFGTVNYNYLSRYFLSATVRRDKSSRFLGDNQSDVFPSFSAGWVISEEDFFPSDGFINRLKLKASWGELGNQTLPSDNPTINISNLNNQYANYAFNGSGSPTTGAILTQVGNPNLRWETSVTKNIGLDFGLLNNRLDGSIELYEITTKDLITRDNSLISTTAIDAQAPLVNLGSIKNTGVDFSLGYQSESTSEFTYGINLNISHYKNEITDLISDFQTGNTGFRGGPLTRSSVGKPISYFYGKSVVGIFASEAEVSAAADQGFASPSDGVGRFQYADINNDGVINDSDRTDIGSPHPDFTYGINLMAQYKGFDISAFFSGSQGNDIYNYQKVFTDFPLFFDANRSSRVLDSFSPDNLNATLPALSATIRNGETDPNSYYVEDGSYFRLKNLQIGYNFTGNVVDRLRVKELRVYIQGTNLFTITDYSGLDPEIGSFDSLTLGVDGNVAGGGLITVYPVSKIYTLGVNINL; encoded by the coding sequence ATGAATCAAAAAATTATTTTTTCCAGGATGGGTTTCTCTCCGGGTAAAGGCAAAAATACCCACGTATTTTTCTGCCTTATTCTTATGTTATTTACTGTAGGCGGACAGCAATTCGCTAATGCGGAAACTTTAGCAGAGCGCTATTTACAACAAACTGTGAGTGGAACGGTGACTGACCAAGATGGTTTACCATTGCCTGGTGTTAATGTAGTTGTTAGAGGAACTACAACTGGGACACAGACAGACTTTGATGGTAATTACAGTCTCAACGTCGCATCTGGTGAAACTCTCGTTTTTAGCTATGTTGGTTACAAAACTATAGAAATGGTGGTAACCGATCAAACTGTGATTAATCTTAGCTTGCCAGAAGATGCAGGCTTACTGGATGAAATCGTGGTCACCGGTTATACCCAGCAAACACGAGGAGACATTACTGGTTCTGTGTCATCAGTAGATGTTTCGGAAGCTACCAAAGTTCCAATTGTAAATGCTGCAGAGGCACTGCAAGGCCGAGTGACTGGAGTAACTGTTCAAAATGATGGTTCTCCTGGCGCCTCTCCTATAGTTAGGATTAGGGGTTATGGTACAAGCAATAATAATAATCCACTTTATATTATCGATGGTGTTCAAACTGATGACCCATCAATACTAAACAGCATTAACTCTAGTGATATCGATCAGATGAACGTGCTAAAAGACGGTGCTGCGGCAATATATGGTGCTAGGGCTTCAAATGGAGTTGTTATCATTACCACAAAGAACGGTGGATATAATATGGCTTCACCTTCTATCTCCGTAGATGCGTACGTTGGTTTTTCCGAAGCTTCGAACTTACCTAATCTTTTAAATCCTCAGCAACATGGTGAGATGATATTTCAGAGTTTAAGGAATGATGGCGCAGACGTGACCCACCCTCAATATGGAGAAGGAGCAAATCCAGTGGTTCCAGATATGATTCAGGGTATTCCTGTTGATGTTACGGTTCCTCAGGGTGGAACTAATTGGTTAGATGAATTGTTTCGCGAAGCATTAACCTACAACACTTCGGTGAGTATGGAGAACGGAAATGAAGGCGGAAAGTACTTATTATCGATAAATTATCTTAGAAGAGATGGTATACAGGTTGAAACGGGTTATGAAAGAGCTGTTACTAGATTAAACTCTGAGTTTAAAGTTGGTAATAGATTAAGAGTGGGAGAACATTTAAATGTTTCATTTAGCAATACCCAATCTCAAAATGAAGTAAATAATGCTTTAAGGATGTCGCCACTCTTACCAGTAAGAGATGACAACGGAAATTTCACTGGAACTTACACCGCCTCGGCCGGATTGAGTAATCCTACTAACCCGATTGCTAACCTCATAAGAGCTTCAGACAACTATAATAAGTCGTTAAGGATTTTCGGTGACATTTATGCATCTCTCGAAATAATTGACAACCTAACTGTTAAGACTTCCATAGGAGCCGATGTATCTAATTATAACGGTAGATTCTTTCTTCCTGTAAATCCAGAGCATTCTGAGCCACGTTCTACAAATGCACTTACAGAACAAGAAGCAAATAACTACCAATGGGTTTGGACAAATACCATTAACTATAATAAGAATTTTGGAAACCATAGTCTAAACGCTTTAGCAGGTATTGAAGCACTTTCCCAAAGTGGAAAAGGTAAAGGAATCAGTCGTAACGGTTATCTATTTGAAACACCAGATTTCTATTTGTTGAGTAACGGTTCTGGTGCGCCAATTATCAATTATGCCTATGATGGTAAATCAACATTATATTCACTTTTTGGTACAGTTAACTATAATTATCTATCTAGATATTTTCTGTCGGCTACTGTAAGAAGAGATAAATCCTCAAGGTTCTTGGGAGATAATCAAAGTGATGTGTTCCCTTCCTTTAGTGCAGGTTGGGTAATTAGTGAAGAAGACTTCTTTCCTTCAGATGGATTTATAAACAGATTAAAATTGAAAGCGTCATGGGGAGAATTGGGAAATCAAACATTACCTTCTGATAACCCAACTATAAATATTTCAAACTTAAATAACCAATATGCAAACTATGCCTTTAACGGTAGCGGTTCGCCAACTACTGGAGCAATCCTTACTCAAGTAGGAAATCCAAATCTTAGATGGGAAACCAGTGTCACCAAAAATATTGGGCTAGATTTTGGACTACTTAATAATAGATTGGATGGAAGCATAGAATTATATGAGATTACAACTAAGGATTTAATAACAAGGGACAACAGTTTAATTAGCACAACTGCTATAGATGCTCAAGCGCCCCTAGTAAACCTTGGATCAATTAAAAATACAGGTGTTGATTTCAGTCTCGGTTATCAAAGTGAATCGACTTCTGAATTTACTTACGGTATCAATTTAAATATTTCGCACTATAAAAATGAAATTACAGATTTGATCAGTGATTTTCAAACTGGTAATACTGGTTTTAGAGGAGGCCCTTTAACAAGATCCTCAGTCGGTAAACCAATTTCTTATTTTTATGGAAAAAGTGTTGTAGGTATATTTGCCTCCGAGGCCGAGGTTTCTGCAGCTGCAGATCAAGGCTTTGCCAGTCCGTCTGACGGAGTTGGTCGTTTCCAATATGCAGATATAAATAATGATGGGGTAATTAATGATTCCGATAGAACCGATATAGGATCTCCTCACCCAGATTTCACCTATGGTATCAACCTAATGGCTCAGTATAAGGGTTTCGATATTTCTGCCTTCTTTTCAGGTTCTCAAGGAAACGATATCTATAATTACCAAAAGGTTTTTACTGATTTTCCTTTGTTCTTTGATGCCAACCGAAGTTCTAGAGTGCTAGATTCTTTTAGTCCAGATAATCTCAATGCAACCTTACCTGCATTGAGTGCCACGATTAGAAACGGAGAAACCGATCCTAATTCCTATTATGTTGAAGACGGATCTTATTTTAGGTTGAAAAATCTTCAAATAGGTTATAATTTTACAGGAAACGTGGTGGACAGACTTAGAGTGAAAGAATTAAGAGTCTACATTCAAGGCACTAATCTTTTCACGATTACAGACTACAGTGGTTTGGATCCTGAAATCGGTTCCTTTGACAGTTTAACCTTAGGGGTTGACGGAAATGTTGCAGGTGGCGGTCTTATAACTGTTTATCCTGTATCTAAAATTTATACATTAGGTGTTAATATTAATCTTTAG